Proteins encoded together in one Impatiens glandulifera chromosome 1, dImpGla2.1, whole genome shotgun sequence window:
- the LOC124922617 gene encoding xyloglucan endotransglucosylase/hydrolase 2-like gives MASHGCSSFLMASFVLTCMVVTAFAAGNFTDDFEITWGGDRARIRNGAQLLSLSLDQTSGSGFRSKKEYLFGRIDMQLKLVPGNSAGTVTAYYLTSEGPKHDEIDFEFLGNVSGQPYTVHTNVFSQGKGNREQQFHLWFDPTKNFHTYSIHWNLQNIIFLVDNYPIRVFKNREAMGVPYPTSQPMRIYSSLWNADDWATQGGRVKTNWTHAPFTALYRNFNACLPSSSSSSSCSSAVSTNALSDSDSGAQELNAMGRRRLRWVQRYYMVYNYCSDLNRFPQGLPTECKSQ, from the exons ATGGCAAGCCATGGATGTTCATCCTTCCTTATGGCTTCTTTTGTCCTGACTTGCATGGTAGTTACTGCCTTTGCGGCCGGCAACTTCACGGATGACTTTGAAATAACTTGGGGTGGAGACCGCGCCAGAATACGCAACGGTGCCCAGCTTCTGTCTCTTTCCCTTGACCAGACCTCCGGCTCTGGTTTCCGCTCTAAAAAAGAGTACCTTTTTGGAAGAATCGACATGCAACTCAAGCTTGTTCCTGGCAACTCAGCAGGAACTGTCACCGCTTATTAT ttgaCATCGGAAGGACCAAAGCatgatgagattgattttgagTTCTTGGGGAATGTGAGTGGACAACCTTATACAGTTCATACCAATGTGTTCAGCCAAGGCAAAGGCAACAGAGAACAACAGTTTCACCTTTGGTTTGACCCTACCAAGAATTTTCATACTTATTCCATCCATTGGAATCTCCAAAACATCAT CTTCTTGGTGGACAACTACCCTATAAGAGTGTTCAAGAATAGAGAAGCAATGGGAGTTCCATACCCGACAAGCCAACCCATGAGGATTTACTCGAGCCTTTGGAACGCAGACGACTGGGCCACACAGGGTGGACGCGTGAAAACGAACTGGACTCACGCTCCCTTTACTGCGCTCTATCGTAACTTCAATGCATGTCTCCCTTCTTCCTCATCCTCTTCGTCGTGTTCATCTGCTGTCTCCACAAACGCACTCTCTGATTCGGACTCTGGAGCTCAGGAGCTCAATGCAATGGGCAGGAGGCGATTAAGGTGGGTGCAAAGGTATTATATGGTGTACAATTATTGTAGTGATCTAAACCGCTTCCCTCAGGGCCTTCCTACAGAGTGCAAAAGCCAATGA